A portion of the Magnolia sinica isolate HGM2019 chromosome 17, MsV1, whole genome shotgun sequence genome contains these proteins:
- the LOC131231552 gene encoding beta-glucosidase 22-like isoform X1 — MLGVSSLFLLLLLTLSVVGFSQHTPKLSRDDFPPGFILGAGTSAFQVEGAVAEDGRSPSVWDAYTQAGKMMDKSNADVTSDQYHKYKEDVKLMSKMGLDAYRFSISWSRILPHGRGAVNPKGVQYYNNLINELISHGIQPHVTLYHLDLPQILEDEYSGWLSPKIVEDFTAYADVCFREFGDRVAHWTTLNEPNVAAIASYDSGFFPPQRCSYSFGFNCTAGNSTVEPYIAVHHALLAHSSAAALYREKYQAKQKGLIGLNVYSFWCIPFTNSTADVKATQRALDFFNGWIINPVVFGDYPEIMKKNAGSRIPSFTRSESERVKGSIDFLGVNHYITAYTQDDSDGPKSNVRDYNGDIFAKFRLSKDDSPSGQIVPIGLPAVPSGLQSLLEYYKNEYGNIPIYVQENGFGGPQNESLNDTARVEYISGYLNATLSAIRNGSNTKGYIVWSFLDVFEFLAGYSQRYGFYHVDFEDKARTRRPKLSAHWYTDLLKKRKEMKIEMATQQTMAHPTQ, encoded by the exons ATGTTGGGTGTAtcttctctatttcttcttcttcttctaacttTATCAGTAGTTGGTTTTTCCCAACATACCCCTAAACTTAGCAGAGATGATTTCCCACCAGGCTTTATTTTGGGTGCTGGAACCTCAGCTTTTcag GTTGAAGGTGCAGTAGCTGAGGATGGAAGGAGTCCGAGCGTTTGGGACGCTTATACTCAAGCAG GGAAAATGATGGACAAGAGCAATGCAGACGTAACTTCGGACCAATACCACAAATATAAG GAAGATGTGAAGCTCATGAGTAAGATGGGCCTTGATGCTTACAGATTTAGCATCTCCTGGTCAAGAATCCTCCCAC ATGGAAGAGGAGCCGTTAATCCGAAAGGCGTCCAATACTACAATAATCTCATCAACGAGCTGATTAGCCACG GAATTCAACCACATGTTACCCTCTATCATTTGGATCTCCCTCAAATACTTGAAGATGAATATAGTGGATGGTTAAGCCCTAAGATAGT GGAGGATTTTACAGCTTATGCAGATGTGTGCTTTAGAGAATTTGGTGATAGGGTGGCCCACTGGACCACCCTAAATGAACCCAATGTCGCAGCCATTGCATCTTACGACAGTGGGTTCTTTCCACCTCAGCGATGCTCCTATTCATTTGGCTTCAACTGCACAGCTGGCAACTCCACCGTGGAGCCGTACATCGCGGTTCACCATGCCTTGCTGGCACATTCATCAGCTGCCGCATTGTACAGAGAAAAATACCAG GCCAAGCAAAAGGGTTTGATAGGCTTGAATGTATACAGCTTCTGGTGCATCCCTTTTACAAACTCCACGGCAGACGTTAAAGCAACCCAAAGAGCACTCGATTTCTTTAATGGCTG GATCATCAACCCGGTGGTGTTCGGAGACTATCCAGAGATCATGAAGAAGAATGCAGGATCAAGGATCCCATCTTTCACCAGATCTGAATCAGAACGGGTGAAGGGCTCGATCGACTTCCTTGGTGTGAACCATTACATAACGGCCTACACACAGGACGACTCTGATGGCCCGAAAAGCAACGTGCGAGACTACAATGGGGATATATTCGCTAAATTTCGAC TTTCAAAAGATGATTCACCAAGCGGTCAG ATCGTGCCGATTGGCCTACCCGCTGTTCCTTCTGGCTTGCAAAGCCTGCTAGAATACTACAAAAATGAGTATGGCAATATACCAATCTACGTCCAAGAAAATG gttttggtgggccacaaaatgagtCACTCAACGACACAGCCAGGGTGGAGTACATAAGTGGATATCTTAATGCAACGCTAAGCGCGatcag GAACGGATCAAACACCAAAGGATACATTGTGTGGTCATTCTTAGATGTTTTTGAATTCTTGGCTGGATATTCGCagaggtatgggttttatcatgTGGATTTTGAAGATAAGGCCCGAACAAGACGGCCCAAATTGTCAGCCCATTGGTATACGGATTTGctcaagaaaagaaaggaaatgaagaTAGAGATGGCCACCCAGCAAACAATGGCCCATCCTACTCAgtag